A single Hippocampus zosterae strain Florida chromosome 1, ASM2543408v3, whole genome shotgun sequence DNA region contains:
- the LOC127603455 gene encoding uncharacterized protein C3orf85-like, with protein sequence MKFLILLALLTGVLAAPFLKEEEANRFIRLKRQSGYWDPHNSQNQWGFTIQEQANEYWTALRTDAQFYMDIGSLMFDRSVADENNRLYMEMLRNARAHLDSQTGGRK encoded by the exons ATGAAGTTTCTAATACTGCTTGCTCTTTTGACTG GGGTTCTGGCGGCCCCGTTTTTGAAAGAAGAGGAAGCAAATCGCTTCATCCGTCTGAAAAGACAGTCAGGATACTGGGACCCCCACAATTCTCAGAATCAGTGGGGTTTCACCATCCAAGAGCAG GCTAACGAGTATTGGACAGCCCTCCGAACAGATGCCCAGTTCTACATGGATATCGGCAGCCTGATGTTTGACCGCTCTGTGGCAGA TGAGAACAACAGGCTGTACATGGAGATGTTGCGCAATGCTCGAGCTCACTTGGACAGCCAGACGGGAGGACGCAAATAG
- the LOC127603110 gene encoding neuronal acetylcholine receptor subunit alpha-3-like, giving the protein MSLPGKTSVVLLMVLMTAQGCSASKAEDRLFRRLFRRYNQFIRPVENVSDPVTVEFEVSISQLVKVDEVNQIMETNLWLRHVWNDYKLRWAPVEYDGIEFIRVPSNKIWRPDIVLYNNAVGDFLVEDKTKALLKFDGTITWVPPAIFKSSCPMDITYFPFDYQNCSMKFGSWTYDKAKIDLVLIGSKVNLKDFWESGEWEIIDAPGYKHDIKYNCCEEIYPDITYSFYIRRLPLFYTINLIIPCLLISFLTVLVFYLPSDCGEKVTLCISVLLSLTVFLLVITETIPSTSLVIPLIGEYLLFTMIFVTLSIVITVFVLNVHYRTPMTHTMPEWVRSVFLGVLPRVMLMRRPIDQGGSSIAGITAGTAGGGSSGGNKKRKNSVGSGSGSVSVGGITGGVACPPLDGGSGGGGASSVGGSMNCVEYGDMNRDNKRDLNRRCPYRGKEVPTPVPPSKVPHSSQGPQTQRPTESELPKLPRALNSPSQVNAVVAFSVISPEVKQAIESVKYIAENMRTRNKAKEVEDDWKYVAMVIDRIFLWVFVMVCVLGTLGLFLQPLISFFK; this is encoded by the exons GCTGTTCTGCATCCAAAGCAGAGGACCGTTTATTTCGGAGGTTATTCCGAAGGTACAACCAGTTCATCCGACCAGTGGAGAACGTGTCTGATCCGGTCACGGTGGAGTTCGAGGTGTCCATCTCTCAACTGGTCAAAGTG GATGAGGTGAATCAAATCATGGAAACCAATCTCTGGCTGAGACAT GTTTGGAATGACTATAAGCTAAGATGGGCACCGGTTGAATATGATGGAATTGAGTTTATCAGAGTTCCATCCAATAAGATATGGAGGCCAGACATTGTTTTATACAATAA TGCCGTGGGGGATTTTCTGGTGGAGGACAAGACCAAGGCTCTGTTGAAGTTCGATGGTACCATCACTTGGGTTCCTCCGGCTATCTTTAAATCCTCCTGCCCCATGGACATCACCTACTTCCCTTTTGACTACCAGAACTGCTCCATGAAATTTGGCTCATGGACCTATGACAAAGCCAAGATCGACCTGGTGCTCATTGGCTCAAAG GTAAACCTCAAAGACTTCTGGGAAAGCGGCGAATGGGAGATCATTGATGCGCCCGGTTACAAGCACGACATCAAGTATAACTGCTGCGAGGAGATCTACCCAGACATCACGTACTCCTTCTACATCCGCCGCCTGCCGCTCTTCTACACCATCAACCTCATCATCCCCTGCCTTCTCATCTCCTTCCTCACCGTGCTGGTCTTCTACCTCCCATCCGACTGCGGCGAGAAGGTCACCCTGTGCATCTCTGTCCTGCTCTCCCTCACTGTGTTCCTGCTGGTCATCACGGAGACCATCCCCTCCACCTCGCTTGTCATCCCGCTGATCGGGGAGTACCTCCTCTTCACCATGATTTTCGTCACGCTCAGCATTGTCATCACCGTGTTCGTGCTGAATGTTCACTACCGCACCCCCATGACTCACACGATGCCCGAGTGGGTAAGGTCCGTTTTCCTCGGGGTGCTGCCGAGAGTCATGCTGATGAGGCGGCCGATCGACCAAGGCGGCTCGTCTATTGCCGGCATCACGGCGGGGACGGCAGGAGGAGGGAGCAGCGGCGGGAACAAGAAGAGAAAGAACAGCGTTGGGAGCGGGTCGGGAAGTGTGAGCGTTGGCGGTATTACAGGGGGCGTGGCGTGCCCACCGCTGGAtggagggtcaggtggaggaGGGGCCTCCTCAGTGGGCGGCTCCATGAACTGCGTCGAGTACGGTGATATGAACCGCGACAATAAGCGGGATCTAAACAGAAGATGTCCCTACAGAGGCAAGGAGGTTCCAACCCCTGTCCCTCCTTCCAAGGTCCCCCATTCATCTCAGGGCCCTCAGACACAGAGACCCACAGAGTCAGAGCTGCCCAAATTGCCAAGGGCCTTGAACTCCCCCTCTCAAGTGAATGCTGTCGTGGCATTCTCTGTCATTTCGCCTGAAGTCAAGCAGGCCATCGAAAGCGTGAAGTACATCGCAGAGAACATGAGGACTCGTAACAAAGCCAAAGAG gttgAAGATGACTGGAAGTACGTCGCCATGGTCATTGACCGGATCTTCCTGTGGGTGTTTGTGATGGTGTGTGTACTGGGAACTCTGGGGCTGTTCCTCCAGCCACTCATcagcttttttaaatga
- the LOC127603198 gene encoding neuronal acetylcholine receptor subunit non-alpha-2-like: protein MMKLVLLFVLSAASCLATISASNEFVSLAEMEDSLLKNLFQGYQRWVRPIQHANDTIRVRFGLKISQLVDVDEKNQLMTTNVWLWQQWIDYKLRWNPDKYGGITSIRVPSENIWLPDIVLYENADGRFEGSLMTKAIVKYNGVITWTPPASYKSACTMDVTFFPFDRQNCTMKFGSWTYDGNMVDLVLIDDQVDRKDFFDNGEWEILNATGAKGNRKDGLYSYPFLTYSFILKRLPLFYTLFLIIPCLGLSFLTVLVFYLPSDEGEKLSLSTSVLVSLTVFLLVIEEIIPSSSKVIPLIGEYLLFIMIFVTLSIIVTVFVINVHHRSSATYHPMSPWVRNLFLQKLPRLLCMRGHIDRYHYPELAPESPEVKPRSVGRRGGQRASAGQTTSDGKEDEAWATMLEKAIYSVRYISRHIRKEHFIREVVQDWKFVAQVLDRIFLWAFLTVSILGTILIFTPALHMFFKIPPPIASEDPTASSQL from the exons ATGATGAAGTTGGTGCTCCTCTTCGTGCTCTCGGCTGCATCTTGCCTCGCCACCATCAGTG CATCAAATGAGTTTGTATCCTTGGCGGAAATGGAGGACTCCCTGTTGAAGAATCTCTTCCAAGGCTACCAGCGTTGGGTGAGGCCCATTCAGCATGCCAACGACACCATCAGAGTCCGCTTCGGTCTCAAGATCTCCCAGCTGGTGGACGTG GATGAGAAGAACCAGTTGATGACGACTAATGTTTGGCTTTGGCAG CAGTGGATTGATTACAAGCTTCGTTGGAATCCAGACAAATACGGAGGCATTACTTCCATTCGAGTTCCATCCGAAAACATTTGGCTCCCAGACATTGTCCTGTACGAAAA CGCTGATGGCCGGTTTGAGGGCTCTCTGATGACCAAAGCTATTGTCAAGTACAACGGGGTCATCACTTGGACACCGCCTGCCAGTTACAAATCGGCCTGCACCATGGACGTCACCTTTTTCCCCTTTGACCGCCAGAACTGCACCATGAAGTTCGGCTCTTGGACCTACGACGGCAACATGGTAGACCTTGTTTTGATTGACGACCAAGTGGACCGGAAGGACTTTTTCGACAATGGCGAGTGGGAGATCCTCAACGCCACGGGCGCAAAGGGAAACAGGAAGGACGGCCTGTATTCCTACCCCTTCCTCACGTACTCCTTCATCCTGAAGAGGTTGCCGTTATTCTACACGCTCTTCCTCATCATCCCTTGTCTGGGGTTGTCTTTCCTGACTGTGCTGGTCTTCTACCTTCCGTCTGACGAAGGCGAGAAGCTGTCGCTCTCCACCTCTGTCCTCGTATCACTCACTGTTTTCCTCCTCGTCATCGAGGAGATCATCCCCTCGTCTTCCAAAGTCATCCCGCTCATCGGCGAGTATCTGCTCTTCATCATGATCTTTGTCACACTCTCCATCATCGTCACTGTGTTCGTCATCAACGTTCACCACCGCTCGTCGGCCACCTACCACCCCATGTCGCCGTGGGTTCGCAACCTTTTTCTTCAGAAGCTGCCGAGGTTGCTGTGCATGCGAGGTCACATTGACCGGTACCACTACCCGGAGCTGGCTCCTGAAAGTCCCGAAGTGAAGCCACGATCTGTAGGTCGGAGAGGTGGCCAGAGGGCCAGCGCTGGACAGACCACTTCCGATGGAAAGGAGGACGAGGCCTGGGCCACCATGCTGGAGAAGGCCATCTACTCGGTGCGATACATAAGCAGACACATCCGCAAGGAACACTTCATTCGAGAG GTGGTTCAAGACTGGAAGTTTGTGGCCCAGGTGCTAGACAGGATCTTCTTGTGGGCATTCCTGACTGTCTCCATACTTGGCACCATCCTTATCTTCACTCCAGCTCTGCATATGTTCTTCAAAATACCACCACCGATTGCAAGTGAGGATCCAACTGCAAGCTCACAGCTTTAG